The Plasmodium berghei ANKA genome assembly, chromosome: 5 genomic sequence CtgaaccctgaaccctgaaaccctaaaccctgaaccctaaaccctaaaccctgaaccctaaaccctgaaccctaaaaccctgaaccctgaaccctaaaccctaaaccctgaaccctgaATTAAATTGcaaacattttatttagtaaatttgaaattaaaaataataaaaaatatcacaTAAAACAggatttattataaattttatgatgaatttgtaatattattattgtagTTGTGCAATTGCAACCATAATAAGCAATTTAACCTCAAATTAGTCTCTTTTAATGCTTAAAATGTAAAGACATGCTTTATACCAAAactaatgaaaaaaacacCAAAACTAttacttttatataatcTTATTATAATGTATTTCTCCCATAATCGCTTATTCATTGGCATATGTATCCACAAATATCATCATATtcaaatcatatatatcaaattttatattaaagttaatatattttttataatcattCCTATTTGCATTTTAAATGGTAGTTTTGCTATCAGTTACACACAATTGGTAGTGTATAATATTGCTTTTGTTCGATGTCTTGCAAATATAAGGTATATTAACCCCATATGTATGAATATCTTACAAATTttagtttttattttagcTTAACGAACCATGATAAAAAGTTTGTGTATTCATAatgcaatatatataatatttatattatttattttttgatattcaGTATTGGGGAGACCATTggtttttattgttttcttATAAAgaacaatttaaataaaaaatatattgaatttataaattcaaTTAAGTATGCgcattaataattaaatagtCGTATtaatctttatttttttaaataaatattaatttttaacgttttatttatcatgtccaaaatgaataaaggatatattaaaatttggGTTTCTCTTTTAACcgtattcatatatatgagCCGTAAAACCCTTGCAGCTGAACTTTCTCTAGAAAAAGTTACTCTAGGCAAATTTGTGTAATCAAATAGGACAATATATGTGTTTCATATAAgagaatattatatacatatttatgtaaataCACACCTGTATAACTTTGGATAGTTAGTATACCattttacaaattattttttttacaaattatttttttacaaattattttttttacaattaaaaatgtaaatattaattaaaaatatatccattTTGGCCAATGATGAATCGGATAAAGGACATGAACAAAACACCCCACTATTATGCACAGATCCTGAAGAAATTGAACAAGCAACAAAACGTATGAATATACCTGAGTCACTTTTACAACACCATGGTACAAATACAGATAATTACGATTTAATTACTGATATTGATTTtgatacaaatatatattttaagaaaCATGAAAATGCATACATTGAAAAacttaattttaaaattcgAACCCCcgataaaatatgaattaaagagaaaaatattacaatcTATAAAGTTAACcccaaataaaaaaattattatatattttttcccatTAGTATAATGATATAGTAAACAAACTATGGAATCCACATGGTGATCAATGTTATGATGAAAACTTTATTAATggtatacaaaaaaaataatcattCTATTTAATGCATGGTTGTTACTCCTTATGTGTCGTTTCTTGCCTTATTATTTccaattttatatgatcCAAAATTGGGGTTTTTATTGTGCTAATTCCatagtattttatttttatgtatccaattttataatttttttaggaATAATTACTCATGTATATAATCCAAATTTAATAATCATACAACAACGTTACCGAAATCCTACGCAATCATCTCCAAAATATCCTTATCCTTTAGCCACAAAAGTTGaagtaaaaattatttctgttcatattaaatgattgcaccataatttatacaaatgatgtatttttatatccatTTTGTAGATATCAAAAGACACAACTATAATGGTCTGTGGTtcaacaaatataaatgaccACAACAATGCCAAtcaaaaaacatatataaacacAATCTCCGAATTTTCaaattcattaaaaattgATATTGATTCGGAAGAGGAtattaaaaaggaaaaattagaaaaatatattttaacttATCTggatttataattaaaaaaaagacgaATTAATTGATATTACCTATGTTACCTCTGTAAAGcaatataaacaatttaataGCATAATAATcttatttcatcatttattttacatttttattgcGTTATTCTCATTTTAacatttatcaaaaaatatactctgaataaatacacatatttataatatatgatatcCATCTTCCAAAAAATTGAAACATTtcttatatacatttatccatttttttcgtaGATGAATGTGAATGCCCCTTTTGTCCCAatgtttattaatatactaAATAAAGCATCAAAATTGATAGTTATTATGcacttaaaaaatattttttataatgtataaacatatatttccCATTGTATCttttaaacaatttaatattctgatacatatattaaaaaattcatttgtTTTCATGGATGACACCTATTTTAAATTACCATCACAAAACCTCTTTTTTCCGTTTTATGAATTCTTActttgtatataatttgctcatatattctttatataaagaTTCATATGCAggtatttaattttgtcAACAGACAAATATAAGTGTTATAATTTGtgcaaatattttatttacgCCCATTCTTTCATTTAATGTTCATCATACCTTTTTCTAATATAATGCAAATTTTGGTCAAATCATAGTATttgaaaattaaattacATTGTCCTATTTTCTAAGTGTATATGCATaacttttaaattattattaatatatataattttttttttaattctctTCAATAACTTTATTTACATCCAAAATTTTCTCTAcacataaattttatttatatatttattttttaactgttttaaaatataatttatttataactcaaaattataatgtttaaaaattaataatgatcaatctaatattataccttcataataaataatataaaactatttctataattttaatttaaaaccttaccataaaattatactatatataatcgAAAGTTAAAAGGATACTATCCCTATATCTATaatgtaattttttattaatatgtatatttttattgtattatttaaaatgatTGATGCATAAAACATCTTTTATAGACATCGTTGTGTTGCCAAACCTCGATTGATGTTTTATgaatctatattttatgactACCTATTCTATATTGgtaatatgtttaattaaTCTTAAAAACACATTTTAACCTGaatgtatttataatgtAGATGAATACtcaaaatgaattttattataattaataccCAACTTcatacataataataatattgtacTGTTCGATTATCAAAAtacaatttaaattaaaacaaataataagttttactaaataaaatgttttattaaataaagaaacatATTCTGTTATGCACATTTCAATATAGTTATGATTAACAAGCtctatataataaataattatcatgtatcataatatgaattaatatagacattttattttaatctTATTAAATCCATATGAACActcaattatatataacttatgaaaaaaatggaatgtggcccttttcatattaatgGTTATATCCACTTATGGGTTCCATATTTGGTCTTTTGAACTTCTCGAAATTAAACATACGCGTATagtacatatattaaattagtgttcaaattataaaaaataaataaggaTATAAGATTTAACCCTAACCCAATTATGGGGTCCACGACCTGAACCCTGACCcacaatataaaaactatataaaaattatgcaaAAATTATGACCAAAAATTACTTCTTAATAGACAGTTTcctaaaatatataaataattattattattcttaaATTGTCACTCTCTTCGAATCATATACTAATTATCCATTTTCTTCTTAATGATTTTAGcttttttcttaaatttttttgaactTTTCTCCGAAATCCAAATAACGAATgctaatataaaatgttaagAAGCGTACGGTTGTTTGTTAAtgtttacatatatatagtatttttttttaattccttattatttaccttATATCCAATTCCTAAAAATAATGCTATTGCACCAAATACCGATAAAACTGTAAATAAGTTGTTTCCTATCGACGACCTTGATGATGCAACTTCAGATGTTTGTGCAGAAGTTTGTTCAGAACTTTTTACAGAAATTTGTGTTGTTTTTATCTCTGGAAGGAGTGGAAACTTGCTATTTTGAacatttttacatttattttttaaattattataatcagTTGATAAAGTAGAcaacattttattataggAACTGCTATTAGTGTTATTATAATCTTTGTTAAggtctttatatttttcaacaAATTCTTTAGCTTTTCCCGAACAGTTTGtgcaatttttattgtcGTCATCAAATTCAGTATACATTtcacataattttttaaatgcatcataaaatttagatatatctttaatattcatattcatcaattttattttattttctataacactcttattaatattaaaatcatTAGTTATATGctcattatatttactatTTGTGTTTATATGTTCAGTATAAAAATCGTATAATTTGGTGTTTCCATTTTGTGTTTTTTGATTTAGTTTATAACTTAACCATAAAATAGCATATTCAGCAATTTTATCACTCtctaatttttcattatgaTTAATACCATTAAATAAAGTTACTAATGCTATAAAAGTAGAAATAACTTTTTTGACATCAGTATCACAGTTATTATCAGGGCAATAATACTTAAAATAACCAATAGAATTATGTCCTCCCTGGTTTTTCGGATCATTAGCAAAATTATCAATCTCACTAATTATATAACACTacgaatatattttacgaattaaacaaaaaatgtattaatataaatgttactaaaattaaaattaatataatttgtagGAATGCAACATACgaataatataagaaaaaatgtatataccACTCTAAAAGAcattataatgaaattCTGTTATAATTTGGAGATTATGCGGGGTGAtgttgtttatatatattgcataGAATATATGGTATATTTACTCAAGATCtttacatataaattatcTTTCGTTAGACATATTATTCTTAATTTTAACTTcatgtaaaataataatacattagtattactaaaattatattatacttATTTTATGGCAGTTAGCTAAATTACCTTAAATAGAAGGTTGCTTATACACTTTTgccatatgtatatatgatgaattttatacaaaaaatactatTCTTACTAACACTTGGTATaactttattataaaaatagatatacttttataatgaatttaacaaatatatacttatacATATGCTTTAATATAGAACACAAACAACGTCATAAAACTCAAATACTACacaaatacaaaaaattaagaaagttattattattagaattcttaaaatatataaatagtgattttttaaatatattaaatttgtgTATACTTGtttcttataatatatattatagttttttctaaaataatagcattttcaaatttagTTACATGCCTCATTTTctatacaaattatttaaatttatattatttgtatttaatatagataaattaaaaaataattttaatgcgttaaataactttatttttattcctgCATATCCCAATTTAGAAGTATTCTCTGTTggataattttattatatattttcccatcttttacattatttaaaataacaattaGCACTGGACCAGTATTTATAAGCTTAAACAAGTATTTGaatgcatattatttttaaaaaaatgcttagtaaatattaacacataaataagtattgatgcaaattttaaagtataatataaaGTTATGTTTAATTAGGTTGTTATATTGCATTTTAAGAGAAGAGAGataagatatattttctcttttactatataaatttagatAAATATTCGCTAAATGTTTTGCACagttcatttttattttatatattctattGTTATAGTTATTAATGCATATACGTTAaactaatttattaaaaattctaTATGTTATTAATTCTATGGTAAAATAATGTTGTTTtagattaaaaaattattattcaataaaaactaataatataatacaagttaatatggaataataaaatggcAATTAACATGAATTGAGtcttcatcattttctCCATGGAtccaaatttttataatataaaaccACATATCTCCAAATTGAAtctttaacaaaaatatataacattgaTACCTTTATAATGCATTATTATGTGTTTTTTCgataatattaatgtttaattatatgaaggtttcacaataaaataatatttcaatattaGTTATTGGTAGAGTATTTTATTagtttatatgtataagcatataataataacgcATTTTGTctatcatattatttataattactAGAACTAtaacattaaattttattaatatacttatattttttcaatttactatttataatatatttccaatttatatatacatcaTATCATTAAAACTTACAAATTAATAGTGATTAACATGTTAGTATACcttatgataaataaattatggCGTATAAATCAATTTCtattaatacaaatataaaggaatcataaaaaaggaatagTGCACAATTAaaacttataaaaatattgtatatgTAGTGcgatttttattgtattattaaacATGTTAGAT encodes the following:
- a CDS encoding BIR protein — its product is MSFRVCYIISEIDNFANDPKNQGGHNSIGYFKYYCPDNNCDTDVKKVISTFIALVTLFNGINHNEKLESDKIAEYAILWLSYKLNQKTQNGNTKLYDFYTEHINTNSKYNEHITNDFNINKSVIENKIKLMNMNIKDISKFYDAFKKLCEMYTEFDDDNKNCTNCSGKAKEFVEKYKDLNKDYNNTNSSSYNKMLSTLSTDYNNLKNKCKNVQNSKFPLLPEIKTTQISVKSSEQTSAQTSEVASSRSSIGNNLFTVLSVFGAIALFLGIGYKHSLFGFRRKVQKNLRKKLKSLRRKWIISI